From the genome of Fimbriimonadaceae bacterium, one region includes:
- a CDS encoding sigma-70 family RNA polymerase sigma factor produces the protein MSQAFGLNEDPESLVLRYLDNPRADLKDLILVHYGSLVERVARRFSGLEPQEDLVQVGFIGLLNALSKFDPTAGVRFTTYATYLVAGEIKHYLRDRSQTIRQPAWLQELRHKVNRAAGILQQNLGRNPSEAEIAEEIGVSETAIREVFQTQELLKVASLDSAPTDDDSDADVERLDASDFCPEQLSVEDRVLLESAMAQLRDLERQVLVHFHFDAMNQTEIASKLGISCNYVSHILRQSLAKLRKIMSAEEVKDRVLRRQASELDYDVIDPELGVYTEGYFNSRLQEEVHRASSEGGAVALTMVHVTGLESMRAFYGPDSVTDFLADIADFLKGQIRRLDLVCRCGASTFGIILPATGTNALIVRQRLTQKIEAWMSDRLAQAGQVRIEVLHSSFPENGKSAEQLIESASPKPNPESSKAKRAA, from the coding sequence ATGTCGCAGGCATTTGGTCTAAATGAAGATCCTGAAAGTTTGGTCTTACGGTACTTGGATAATCCTCGTGCCGATCTTAAAGACTTAATTCTTGTCCACTATGGGAGCCTCGTTGAGCGCGTCGCCCGACGCTTCAGCGGACTTGAGCCCCAAGAGGACCTTGTACAAGTTGGGTTTATCGGACTGCTCAACGCATTATCTAAGTTCGATCCGACGGCAGGTGTTCGTTTTACGACGTACGCCACCTATCTTGTCGCCGGAGAAATAAAGCACTATTTACGCGATCGTTCCCAAACGATTCGCCAACCCGCTTGGCTGCAAGAGTTGCGGCACAAGGTGAACCGCGCTGCGGGAATTTTGCAGCAGAATCTTGGACGCAACCCCAGCGAGGCTGAGATTGCGGAAGAGATCGGGGTTAGCGAAACTGCCATCCGCGAGGTGTTCCAAACTCAAGAGCTTCTTAAAGTGGCTTCCTTGGATTCAGCGCCGACTGACGACGACTCCGATGCCGATGTCGAGAGGCTTGATGCTTCCGACTTCTGCCCTGAGCAGCTGAGCGTTGAGGACAGAGTTCTGCTGGAAAGTGCGATGGCCCAACTTCGCGATCTTGAGCGCCAGGTTCTCGTGCATTTTCACTTCGATGCCATGAACCAGACTGAGATTGCGAGCAAGCTTGGAATCTCGTGCAACTATGTTTCGCACATCCTGCGACAGTCGCTTGCAAAGCTGCGCAAGATTATGTCGGCTGAGGAAGTTAAGGATCGAGTTCTGCGACGACAGGCTTCGGAACTGGATTACGATGTGATCGACCCCGAACTTGGAGTCTATACCGAAGGGTACTTCAACTCTCGATTGCAGGAAGAGGTTCATCGCGCTTCGTCTGAAGGCGGCGCGGTAGCTCTGACCATGGTCCACGTTACAGGACTGGAGTCGATGCGCGCTTTCTATGGTCCCGACAGCGTCACGGACTTCCTGGCTGACATTGCTGACTTCTTGAAGGGTCAGATTCGACGACTCGACTTGGTCTGTCGATGCGGGGCGTCAACGTTCGGAATCATTCTGCCTGCGACAGGAACGAACGCTCTGATCGTCCGTCAGCGATTGACGCAAAAGATCGAAGCATGGATGTCTGATCGTTTGGCACAAGCCGGACAGGTGCGCATCGAAGTTCTGCACTCCTCTTTCCCAGAGAATGGAAAGTCGGCAGAGCAGCTCATCGAGAGCGCAAGTCCGAAGCCTAATCCAGAATCTTCGAAAGCAAAGCGGGCGGCCTAA
- a CDS encoding type II secretion system F family protein yields the protein MPLYAYTAVDAGGRTVKSVMEAESESLVLAKLRDMSLHCTDIKTSKKAKVAKSYGKKKMKPKSLVVFSRQFATMIDAGIPILRCLDILAGQCKDPTLKQAIEQMSLDVKGGTALNEAMVKHPVVFNKLFVNMIRAAELGGILDEILDRLAGFLEYENEIRGKIKAAMMYPVLVLCFSVVMLFALFSFVLPKFKEIFTGMDVELPPVTAGLFAIGDFMNQFWYVIVMAAVGTFFGLKAWGKTPKGRYQLDTIKLRIPIVGELTLKMSVARFSRTFGTLINSGVPIMRSLEIVGETLGNVVLSEAIDTTREAIREGQKLSAPLTESKLFPTMVTTMIDIGEESGRLSEMLVKVGDFYDSEVEATVKGLTSMIEPMLIIFMGCVVGFIAISVMTPIFKLVNSVK from the coding sequence ATGCCATTGTACGCTTACACGGCGGTTGATGCCGGAGGTCGAACCGTAAAGTCGGTGATGGAGGCAGAGAGCGAGTCTCTCGTGCTTGCCAAGCTGCGCGACATGTCGCTGCACTGTACCGACATCAAAACATCGAAGAAGGCGAAGGTCGCCAAATCTTACGGCAAGAAGAAGATGAAGCCAAAGAGCCTCGTCGTCTTTTCGCGACAGTTCGCAACGATGATCGACGCCGGTATTCCCATTCTTCGATGTCTGGACATTCTGGCTGGGCAGTGCAAAGACCCAACTTTGAAGCAAGCCATTGAGCAGATGAGTCTGGACGTTAAAGGGGGTACAGCCCTGAACGAAGCGATGGTGAAGCATCCGGTCGTGTTCAACAAGCTCTTTGTGAACATGATTCGAGCGGCTGAGCTCGGCGGTATTTTGGATGAGATCCTCGACCGTCTGGCAGGCTTCTTGGAGTATGAGAACGAAATCCGAGGCAAGATCAAGGCGGCGATGATGTATCCCGTCCTCGTCCTTTGCTTCTCCGTCGTCATGCTCTTTGCTCTGTTTAGCTTCGTTTTGCCGAAGTTTAAAGAGATTTTCACGGGTATGGACGTCGAACTTCCGCCCGTCACCGCTGGCCTGTTTGCCATCGGCGACTTCATGAACCAGTTCTGGTATGTGATCGTCATGGCCGCCGTCGGAACATTTTTTGGCCTCAAGGCCTGGGGCAAGACGCCCAAGGGCCGGTATCAGCTTGATACGATCAAGCTTAGGATTCCGATTGTGGGAGAGTTGACGCTCAAGATGAGCGTCGCCCGATTCTCCCGAACTTTCGGAACGTTGATTAACTCGGGTGTTCCGATCATGCGGAGCCTTGAGATCGTCGGCGAAACCCTGGGCAATGTCGTTTTGAGCGAGGCTATCGACACAACTCGAGAAGCGATCCGCGAAGGGCAGAAGCTCTCCGCACCGCTCACCGAGTCGAAGCTCTTCCCGACCATGGTTACGACCATGATCGACATCGGTGAAGAGTCAGGACGCCTGTCGGAGATGCTCGTCAAGGTTGGCGACTTTTACGACAGCGAGGTTGAAGCCACGGTAAAGGGACTGACCTCGATGATCGAACCGATGCTCATCATCTTTATGGGATGCGTCGTCGGATTTATTGCGATCTCGGTTATGACGCCGATCTTCAAGCTCGTCAACAGCGTGAAGTAG